A segment of the Sporichthyaceae bacterium genome:
CACGCGCCGGCCGCCCAGGCCAGTCCGAAGGCCAGCCCGCGGGTGGTAGCGGCGTGCAGATGCCCGCCGACCCACCGCCAGTCGACCTCCACCGGCCCGTCCGGACCGGCGACCCGCAACGTCTCGTGCTCGACGTACTCGGCCGGACAGCGCGGACCCAGCAGGTCCCGCACGGTGACGGGCACCGGCACCGGTTCCCCCGCGTCGAGCACCGGGGCCGGTGTGCGTTCGGAGGCCAACGGCAGCAGCAGGACCTCGGCCAGGTCGGCCGCCAGTTCGACGGCCACCGGCAACGCGACGTCGGCGCACAGCGCGAGCAGGTCCGGGGCGTCGACCACGACGACGTCGTCGGCCGGGACCACGCGGGTACGCGGACCGTCGGGCACGCGCAGGTAATCCTGCTCCGGCACGCGCTCCGGCGCCACCGCGGCCAGGGCCCGGTAGAGCACCCCCAACTGCTTGCGCCCGACATGCCGACCGGGATCGGCCAGGCGGGCCAACAGTTCTGACGGACCGTCAGGTCGGTCGAGCAGCTCGGCCAGGCCCGTGCGGACGCCCAGGGCCCGAGCGAAAAACAGGTCGAGGCCGGGCGGCGCCTCGTCCCAGAGCCCGTGCAGGACCAGGTCCGCGTCGGGGGCTCGCAGATCGCGAGGTCGCCGCCCGGCGAGCACCGGATGCTCGCCCAGCCACCAGGCCGTGTAACTCGGCAGCTCCGCGCCGCGGCCGTCCGCCCGGCGGACCCGAGCGGGTTCGGTCACCAGCGATCGCAGATCCGGCCCGGACAGCAACGCAAGCGCGGCGGGCCATCGGTCCGCCGCGACCAGGTCGAGATCGCGGACGGCGGAGAACACGACGACGATCGCCGGCCCGCCGCTGCCCGCGGCGGCGGCCACCGCGGCCAACCACTCCTCCTCGCCGTCGAGGTCGTGGTCGGCGCACTCCGGATCGGCGGGCAGGTCGGTGTCCTGGACGACAGCGAACGAGTCGAGCACCCCCACCGCGCGTAAGGCGTCCGGGCCGAACCGCTCCAGGAGTTTCTCGTCGACCACGCCCAACGCGTCCGGTTCCAGCACGTCGACCAGCGCACCGCCCGGCAGCAGCAGCTCCCCGGCCGGCGTCAGCTCACCGTCAACGTCCGGCAACGGCAGCTCGGCCAGCCACGGCCGGGTCGCCCACGGCGCGGCCCCGACCAAGGTCAGCAAGGCCTCGGCCACCGCCTGCTGCTCCTCGGGATACCCGCCGATCAACCCGGCCACCAAGCCGCGGACGGCCGGATGGTCGACCACCGCCTCGGCGGTGGCCGGCCGGGCGCCGAGCCGTTCCAGCAACGGGTGCACCGCCTCCGGATGCGCCACCCGCAGGCCCAACGCGGACAGGGTCTGCGCGTCGACATCGCCGGGCAGCAGGACCTCGCGGGGGTCGCGGACCAGCCGCCCGTCGGCCAGTGGCACCGGCAGGCCCCGCAACGCCTCGCGGTCACCGCCGTCGACCGCGGAATAGCAGGAGCGCCACCAGGCCGGGGGCCGGTCGATGCCGGCCAACTCGTCGACGACCTCGGCCAGGCTCAACCGCCGGGCGCCCAGGCGGGTCAGCGCCGAGCTGGGCCAACCCGGCGGCAGCAGGCCGCCGAGCACCGGACTCAGCACCTCGGTCAGCTCCGCACCACAGTCTGCGACCAGCACCGCATCGCGCGGCCGCAGCGGCAGGCCGCCGTCGGCGGCGGGCAGGAACGAGCGGTCGGCCAGCTTCTCCAGGATCGCGCGACGCAACTGGGCGTCGATCTCGCCGACACCGACCGGGCCGGGGATCAGCGCGGCCGCCGCAGGGCCGACCGCGCCGGCGAGCGCCGCGACCAGGTCGGCATAGGCCTCGGCAGCAGCGTCGAGCAGCAGGTCGGTGGCCCGGCCCGGCGCGACCCGGCGCCGGGAGGAGTCGACCGGGAACGAGCCGAGCAGCAGGGCGGGCAGGTCGAGTCGTTCGTCGGTCGGGGTCGGGGCGTGCAGCACCGGCCGGACGGTGTCCGGCAGCGGCGCCGGACGGTCGTCCTCGATCGGCAGCGCCCAGGTGAGTTGCCAGTCGGCGCGCTCCTCGACCGGTCGTTCGGCGACGACCTCGGCGGGCAGTTCCCCGCTGCGGTGCACCGTGCGCCACCGGGTCACCCTCGCGCCGGCCCGGACAGTGACCCAGGCGCCGGACCGCTGCGCGGACAGTTCGCGGCGGGAGTCCGGGGTCACGATCTCGATCGCGTCCAGACCGGCCAGGGCCAGCAGCAGGGCGTCGTCGACCTCGGCCAGCAACCGGGTGACCAGGTCGAGGGCAGCGGCGTCGCGCAACGGCAGCACGACGGCGGTGTCGTACCCGTCCGGCGGTTGACCGGCCACCTCGAACGGCAGCCGCAGCACCGGGACGGCGCCGCGGCGGCGGTCGGCCTCGGCGGCGAGTTCCGGCACCGCAGCGATCGCATCGCGGGTGAATTCCGTCGACCATCCGACTGCGCCGGTGGTGGAGTGGACCTGCGGGGCCTCGCTGACCGCCAGGACCGCGGCGAAGCCGACTCCGAACCGACCCACGGTCGGACCGGTGCGCTTGGTGGAGGCCCGCAAGGTGGACAGCGACCCCACCCCGGCCGCGTCCAGCGGCGCCCCGGTGTTGGCCGCGATCAGCGTCGCCGGCCCGGCGGTCGCCGTCTCCAGACGTAGGTACAGCCGGCCCGGGGCACCGGCCCGCGCCGCCGCGTCGGCCGCGTTCTGCGCGAGCTCGACGACCAACCGGTCGCGGTAGCCGCCGCGGACCAGTTCTTCCTCGGCGTTCGCGTCCTCCCGAAATCGGGCAGGAGACGCCGTCCAGGCCTCGAGCACGCTGTGCCGCAGGGCCGCCGTACCGAACGCGCCCGCCTGTGCCGCACTTCTGCTGCCTGTCGTACCTATCGGAGCCACCGGATCGGTGCGACAGGCAGCAGAAGCGGTGTCATTGCTCGGCGTCTGGTTGCGGATCGTCGACGGGCTCCGGGACCTCGCTGTCGACCAGCACGGCCGCGTCCGCGTGCAGTGCCGGGTTGGCGCCGGCCAGCACGTCGAAGGTGGTCTCGTCGAGCACCGGCAAGGCCCGCTCGCTCAGCGGCGCCGGAGGCGCCACGACCTCCGAGTGTGCGCCGCAGCCGTGGTCCAGGGAGACCACGCGGGAGTCGTCCGGGGCGTACTCGTTCGCGCAGACCCCGAAGATCCGACCCAGCGAGCCACCCATCAGCAACAGGAACCCACACGTGCCGCACTGGTCTGCGGCGGCGACCGCGATGGGGGCCTGCGGACCGCGCTCGCCGCCGTACCAGCGGTCGAACGCGTCATCGCGCCCGATCGGCGACAGGACCCGCGGCCGGACCAGACCCGCCTCCGCGGCGACCATCCAGACCTCGTCGGCGGCGTCCGGGTCGAAGTGATCGCGCTCGCCCAGCGCCCAACCGGGCAGGAGACGGTCGTCGTCCTCGCCGGGGGGCAGGATGTCGCCGGGGCGGAGGTCGCCCGGGCGCAGTCGGTCCTCCCACGGCACCCAGGCCGGAGCCAGCACTGCCGTCTCGCCGGGCAGCAGCACGACCTCGTCGACGGTGGGCAGCTTCGAGCGCGAGGCCCGGGCCACCGTGACCGCCCAGTGCCAGTCGCGGTAGGCGGGGTTGGCGCAGGCGAACCGGTGGGTCACCACACGCTCGTCCTCGGCCTCACAACCGAGGTGGTCGCCCACCTCGCCCGGAGCCTCGAGCAGTGCGGCCTCCCGAGCCGCCTCGACGGCGTCGGCGCACACCGAGTCCAACGTCGCGCGCCGGGTGCGGGTCGGCGTGGTCACGGTGGTCCTCCTGGCGGAACTGGTCGGGGTTCACCTTGATTGTCTCCCATCGCGGCACCTGCTGCCCACGCGGCACAGGCGAGTGAGGCGAGCGGGGCGCGCGGCAAGCGAGCTTGCGAGCCTGTTGCGGCGCTCCCGAGCCGATCGAGTCTGTTGACGAGCGAGGAACACCACTTGCCGGGCCCGGTCACGCTCCGGGACATGTGCGGCAAAGCGGGATGAAACACCCGGAAATCCGAGCCGTCCGGACAACCGGATCCTGCGCGGGAGCGGGCAGGATGGAGTCGTGGCGTTCGATGGTCCCGGCTCTCGGCCGACCGGCCCGCCTCCGGGCCCCCCGGGGCTGAGCGGGCCGCGGCCGAAACAGGCGTGGGCCGGCGTCGCCCGCAACACGCTGCGGGCCGCCGGCAAGGCGGGCGCGGGTACCCGACGCACGATCCGCCGCGCAACCAACGCGCAGGGCGCGGGCGAGACCGGCCTGGCAAAGCTCACCGAACTGACCGGGGTCAGCTCGGCCGGCGATGCCGCGGTGACCCTGGCGCTCGCCGGAACCCTGTTCTTCTCGGTCCCGGTGGGCCAGGCCCGCGGCCGGGTGGCGCTCTACCTGCTGGTGACGATGGTGCCGTTCGCGTTGCTGTCGCCGCTGATCGGGCCGCTGCTGGACAAGTTCCGCTCCGGGCGCCGCTATGCCCTCGCGTTGACCTTCGGCGGCCGCGCGTTCCTGGCGTGGTCGATGGCCGGGTCCGTCAAGCACGCCTCGTTGTGGCTCTACCCGGCGGTGTTCGGGGTGCTGGTCTGTTCGCGGGCCTTCGGGGTGACCCGGGCGGCCGGGGTTCCCCGGCTGCTGCCGACGTCGGTGCCGTTGGTGCGCGCCAACTCGTGGATGAACATGTCCGGGCTGATCGCCTCGTCGGTGGTCGGCGGGCTCGGGGCCGCCGTCACCCACGTCTTCGGCCCGCAATGGTCGCTACGTGGGGCGGCGGTGATCTACGTCGTCGGCACGGTGCTGTCCCTCCGGCTGCCCAAACGCGTCGACTCCGCGGCCGAGGAACGCCAGGCGAGCATGAGCGAGACCGGTCCGATCCTGATCGGCCGCGACGCGACCCCGAAGGCGGGCTACGTCGGGCCGTCCGTGCAACTGGGCCTGAACGCCAACATGGCCTTCCGGGGCATGTCCGGCTTCCTGACGTTGTTCCTCGCCTTCCTGCTGCGCCAGCACCCGCTCGGCGGCTTGGCCGACACTGCCGCGATCGGCCTGGTCGTCGGCGCGGCCGGCATCGGGAGCGTGCTCGGTACCGGCGTCGGCGCGCTCATCAAGCAGCGGACGCCCGAGGTCATGCTGATCCTGCTGCTGGTGGTGCAGACCGCGATGATGGTGCTGAGCAGTGCCGTCTGGAGCCTGCCGACCGTGCTGGCCGCGGGCCTGATCACCGGCTTCACGCAGACGCTGGGCAAGCTCGGCCTCGACTCGATGATCCAGCGCGACGTCCCGGAGGACGTGCGCTCCTCCGCCTTCGCCCGTAGTGAGACGTGGCTGCAACTCGCCTGGGTGGTCGGGGGCGGGCTGGGCATCGCGCTGCCGCTGCGTGGCGACGTGGGCTTCGGGATCGCCGCCGGCGCGATGGTCGTGCTCACCCTGCTCGTGATCCACCGGGCCCGGGAGAACCGGCGCTCGACCCTGGTCCGGACCCGGCAGGCGTGGGCCGCCCCACCGCCGATCCCCGACTGGCAACCGGCCACGAACGTCCGCACCGACGCCGCCGGCCGCGACGAGGCGCTGTGGGACGACGAGGCGTACCGGCCGGCGACCGGGCTCTCGTTCCCCCCGGTCGCCGCCCAACGTCCGGACGGCTTCGAACCGCCCTATCCGCCGGCCTTCTGACCTCTTGCGTCTCTTGCGCGGCGAGGCAGGATGGGTCCACCCCAACCCGCGGAGGAGAGTGTCGATGAAGACCAAGGCCGCAGTCGTCTACGAGCCCGGCAAGCCGATTGAGATCGAGGAGCTGGACCTCGACGGTCCCAAGGAAGGCGAGGTGCTGATCCGCTACACCCACGCCGGGTTGTGCCACTCCGACATCCACGTCGCGCACGGTGACCTGCCCTGCCGTACTCCGATGGTGCTCGGCCACGAGGGCGCCGGGATCATCGAGGAGGTCGGGCCGGGAGTGACCCGGGTCAAGGCCGGCGACAAGGTCGTCTGCTCGTTCATCCCCAACTGCGGACACTGCCGCTGGTGCGCCACCGGACGTCAGTCGATCTGCGACATGGGCGCCACGATCCTGGAGGGCTACCTGCCCGGCGAGCGCTTCCCGATGACGGGCCCACAGGGCAACTACGGGAACATGTGCATGATCGGCACGTTCAGCCAGTGGAACGTCATCCACCAGAACTCCGCGGTGAAGGTGGACGACGACATCCCGCTGGACAAGGCCGTGCTGGTCGGTTGCGGCGTGCCGACCGGCTGGGGTTCAGCGGTCAACACCGCGGACGTCCAGCCCGGTGAGACGGTGTTGGTGGTCGGTGTCGGCGGCATCGGCATCAACGCCGTACAAGGCGCTCGCTACGCCGGCGCGAAGAATCTGATCGCCGTCGACCCGCTGGAGAACAAGCGGGAGAAGGCCCTCGAACTCGGCGCCACCCACGCCGTGGCCACCTCCGAGGAGGCCATGGAGCTGGCGATGACGCTGACCCGCGGCGTCGGCGCCGACAAGGCGATCATCACCACCGACCTGGTGACCGAGCCGCAGGTGACGACCTCGTTCCACACCGTCAGCAAGGGCGGCACCGTCGTCATCACCGGGCTGAACCGGCTGGAGCTGAACAACATCCAGTTGCCGTCCGCACTGATGACGTTGTTCCGCAAGACGGTCAAGGGCTCGCTGTTCGGCGACTGCAACCCGACCACGGACATCCCGAAGATTCTCGGGCTCTACCAGAGCGGGGACCTCAAGCTCGACGAGATCATCACCCGCACCTACAAGCTGGAAGAGGTCAACGAGGGCTACGACGACCTCCTCAACGGCAAGAACATCCGCGGCGTCATGATCCACGAGCACTGAGCACCGCCCAATCGCGAACGACGGTTGAGGACGACGTCCTCAACCGTCGTTCGAGCGGGTGCATTGTCCGGTTGTGGAGCATCTGCGGACGACGTCCGCAGATGTTGCCCGCCTGAAGGCTGACGGAGGCGCATGAGCGAGGACAACCGGGCGGTAGTCGGACGGGCGCGGGAGACCGAATTGTTGGTCGCCGCGCTCGACTGCGGTGCGCACGTGCTACTGGAGGGCCCGCCGGGAACGGGCAAGACGACGCTGCTTCGGGCGGTGGCGGCCGACTCGAAGACCTCGTTCGTGTTCGTCGAGGGCAACGCCGAGCTGACCCCGGCGCGGCTGATCGGGCACTTCGACCCGGCCCTGGTGCTGGAGCGCGGCTACGGCCCGGCGACGTTCGTGGACGGCCCGTTGGTCGAGGCGCTGCGGGCCGGTTCGCTGCTCTACGTCGAGGAGGCCAACCGGATCCCGGAGGAGACCCTCAACGTGCTCGTCACAGTGATGAGCGAGGGTGAACTGCACGTCCCGCGGCTGGGGTGCGTCGGCGCGGCCGAGGGGTTCCGGCTGGTGGCGGCGATGAACCCGTTCGACTCGGTCGGCACGGCCCGGATTGCCGCGGCGATCTACGACCGGGTGTGCCGAATCGCAATGGGCTACCAGGACGCGGCGGCCGAGGCCGAGATCGTCGAGCTGCGCGCGCCGACCGTGCCCGCTGGTTGGCGGACGTCAGTGGTCGAGCTGGTCCGGCGGACCCGGACGCACCCGGAGGTCCGGATCGGCTCGTCGGTACGCGGAGCGATCGACACGGCCCGGGTCGCGGTCGCGCTCGGCGCCCGGCGCGGGCTGGCGGTCACCGATTGGGACGTCGGCCTGGACGCGGCCCTGGTCGCGCTGTCCGGTCGCATCCGGCTGCGTGAGGGCAGCGGCCGCGACTCCGAGGCCGTGGTCCGGGAGCTCTACGCCGAGGTGTTCAAGAACGCGCGCGACGACGACGGGAGTGATGCGTCGGGGGGAGCCTGAGCCCGCCGCCGGCCGGCCCGCCGAACCCCGATCCGGGGCCGGGCCGCCGGCGTCGGGCCGGACCCGCCGACCGCACCACCCCCCGCTCCGAGCTGTCCGCCAAGCCGCGGTTCAGCGAGTTGTCCCCCGAGGTCGGTGTCCTCGACCAGGAGGCGTTCGCCCAGATCCTGGCCGAGGACCCGGACCTGGCCCTCGCGCTGCTGGCCGAGGCCTCCGGCGCCACCGACGAGCAGTTGCGCGCCGCCGCCCGGGCATTGGCCGCCGCGATCGTGCTGGACCGTGCCAACGCCGGAGCGCCCCGCCGGCGCGGCA
Coding sequences within it:
- a CDS encoding DUF3027 domain-containing protein, with the translated sequence MTTPTRTRRATLDSVCADAVEAAREAALLEAPGEVGDHLGCEAEDERVVTHRFACANPAYRDWHWAVTVARASRSKLPTVDEVVLLPGETAVLAPAWVPWEDRLRPGDLRPGDILPPGEDDDRLLPGWALGERDHFDPDAADEVWMVAAEAGLVRPRVLSPIGRDDAFDRWYGGERGPQAPIAVAAADQCGTCGFLLLMGGSLGRIFGVCANEYAPDDSRVVSLDHGCGAHSEVVAPPAPLSERALPVLDETTFDVLAGANPALHADAAVLVDSEVPEPVDDPQPDAEQ
- a CDS encoding MFS transporter, translated to MAFDGPGSRPTGPPPGPPGLSGPRPKQAWAGVARNTLRAAGKAGAGTRRTIRRATNAQGAGETGLAKLTELTGVSSAGDAAVTLALAGTLFFSVPVGQARGRVALYLLVTMVPFALLSPLIGPLLDKFRSGRRYALALTFGGRAFLAWSMAGSVKHASLWLYPAVFGVLVCSRAFGVTRAAGVPRLLPTSVPLVRANSWMNMSGLIASSVVGGLGAAVTHVFGPQWSLRGAAVIYVVGTVLSLRLPKRVDSAAEERQASMSETGPILIGRDATPKAGYVGPSVQLGLNANMAFRGMSGFLTLFLAFLLRQHPLGGLADTAAIGLVVGAAGIGSVLGTGVGALIKQRTPEVMLILLLVVQTAMMVLSSAVWSLPTVLAAGLITGFTQTLGKLGLDSMIQRDVPEDVRSSAFARSETWLQLAWVVGGGLGIALPLRGDVGFGIAAGAMVVLTLLVIHRARENRRSTLVRTRQAWAAPPPIPDWQPATNVRTDAAGRDEALWDDEAYRPATGLSFPPVAAQRPDGFEPPYPPAF
- a CDS encoding NDMA-dependent alcohol dehydrogenase is translated as MKTKAAVVYEPGKPIEIEELDLDGPKEGEVLIRYTHAGLCHSDIHVAHGDLPCRTPMVLGHEGAGIIEEVGPGVTRVKAGDKVVCSFIPNCGHCRWCATGRQSICDMGATILEGYLPGERFPMTGPQGNYGNMCMIGTFSQWNVIHQNSAVKVDDDIPLDKAVLVGCGVPTGWGSAVNTADVQPGETVLVVGVGGIGINAVQGARYAGAKNLIAVDPLENKREKALELGATHAVATSEEAMELAMTLTRGVGADKAIITTDLVTEPQVTTSFHTVSKGGTVVITGLNRLELNNIQLPSALMTLFRKTVKGSLFGDCNPTTDIPKILGLYQSGDLKLDEIITRTYKLEEVNEGYDDLLNGKNIRGVMIHEH
- a CDS encoding MoxR family ATPase, whose product is MSEDNRAVVGRARETELLVAALDCGAHVLLEGPPGTGKTTLLRAVAADSKTSFVFVEGNAELTPARLIGHFDPALVLERGYGPATFVDGPLVEALRAGSLLYVEEANRIPEETLNVLVTVMSEGELHVPRLGCVGAAEGFRLVAAMNPFDSVGTARIAAAIYDRVCRIAMGYQDAAAEAEIVELRAPTVPAGWRTSVVELVRRTRTHPEVRIGSSVRGAIDTARVAVALGARRGLAVTDWDVGLDAALVALSGRIRLREGSGRDSEAVVRELYAEVFKNARDDDGSDASGGA